Part of the Brevibacillus brevis genome is shown below.
TCTTTCCCACGCCGCTCGATTTGGCGAGCTGCCGGATGGACGGCAAGCGCTCTCCAGCTGATATGGTCCCCGTGGCGATTGCTCGGCTCATTTGCAGGTAGAGCTGCTGATAGAGCGGCTCTTTGCTCTCCATGTCCAGCACAGGTGTAAAATCCATGCGGCCCCCTCCATCTGTCCTTATCCGATTCTTTATTTTTGTCTCTATGAATAAGAACAGAATTTTTATACAGTAATCCTATCAAAAAAGGGAAGCGAGGAAAACCGCATGCCGATTCACCTGCAAGGGAAAAAAGTCATTCTCCGGGATATCCGCCCCGATGATCTGGATGTTCTCTACTTCTGGAATTACGAAGCAGACGATCGGGACCATTTGAACTGGAACGGGCCGTACAAGCCCTTGGATCCGCTCACCAAAGAGGAGTTCAAGGCCCAGCCCCGGTACCAGGAGTCGCTGGCGCTCGTCGACACAGATGCCCCTCGTACGGAATTGATGATCGAAATCGACGGAGAGCTGCGGGGAAGTGTGGGCCGCTATTGGGTGTCGGAGGTGACCAACTGGTGCGAGATCGGAATCGTCATCTACGATTCCCGTTACTGGTCCAATGGCTATGGCAGCGAAGCCTTCCAGATGTGGATCGACTATCTGTTTGCCAACATGAATACGGTGCGCCTCGGGATCGGCACCTGGTCTGGAAACGAGCGGATGATGAAGCTGGCCGCGCGCTGCGGAATGCAGCTGGAGGCACGTGTGAGAAAGGCGAGGATCGTCCGCGGAGAGTATTACGATGCGATCAAGATGGGGATGCTCCGGGAAGAGTGGGAGGCGCTAAAGCAGCAGCGCGCCTAGCTCTCCCTCCAACTTACAAGCGATAGACCACGTCCCATTGAGAAATTTTTCATCGAGGCTTCTTGAGGGACAAAAAAAAGCCAACACACCCGGTTGGCTTTTTCGCTTGCGAACAACTCCCGCTCTTCTACTTTTTGGAGATCTTGATTTCAAGGCCCAAGTCTTCCCCGTTCTCTCTGGATGTCAGGGTAACCGTTTCGTCGTCGACTTCGACCTTGTACGCTCTGTAGATCTCGTTGTTGTCCTTGAGGGCATCCGCGATCTTGTCTGCGATTTCTTCGGCTGTATCATTGTCATCGACGTTGACTTCAACGGTCTCCTCGAGATGTTCATCTTCTACCTTGATGATGTACTTCTGGTCGGCTGGCGCTTTCGATTTCACGGTAATTTTCCAGGCTTCCGCCGCATCCTTCCCCAGGTGCCCCTCCGCGATTTTGTTGTCCATTCCCAGATCGCTCAAAGCGCTGCCGGCAAGCTTGATGGACGGAACCTCGTCATCCGGGCTGTTGTCGGTTTGGAACACAAAGCGTTTCTGCTTGCTGTCAAAGGAAACCTCCACGCGGTCGTCTTTGCCGAGCGCACGGCCAATCGCCTCTTCCAACGCTTCTGCGACATCTCCCCCGTTTTTCTGTGTGCCGTCGATTTCGGAAAGATCGATGCTCCTGGCAGTACCGCCGTTCAAGGAAATCCACATCGTTTTGTCCGACAGATCCGGGGTGCTGTCGCGGACTTCCCAGCCTGTTTTCACCGCTTCGTCCAGCTCGTCGGAATCGTAGCCGTCGGAAATCTTTTCGATGGCGAATTTGACTTCTCCATACTCCTGACTCGTTCCGTACGCGTAAATCGTGCGGATCTCTCCATCCTTCAAAATCGCGTCGATCTTCATC
Proteins encoded:
- a CDS encoding GNAT family protein, encoding MPIHLQGKKVILRDIRPDDLDVLYFWNYEADDRDHLNWNGPYKPLDPLTKEEFKAQPRYQESLALVDTDAPRTELMIEIDGELRGSVGRYWVSEVTNWCEIGIVIYDSRYWSNGYGSEAFQMWIDYLFANMNTVRLGIGTWSGNERMMKLAARCGMQLEARVRKARIVRGEYYDAIKMGMLREEWEALKQQRA